The genomic region AAAAGCGGACCTTCACGCTGAGCGAGACGTCAGGCGGTCAGGGATCCGCAGAAGGCATAGGTCGATACAGCTGCAAATGCGCCTAGGGTTAGGAGAAACAGCCCCCATCCCAAAAGCGCGGCACGGCGGTCTTCTACGCGGCGCACCCAAAATTGCGCAGAGACGGATAGTAGCCCAACCCCGATCATCAACCCCGTCGTGCCTATGATTGCGATCGTGAACCCGGTCTCGAGCAGGCTGAACAGGATGACGCAAAGCACGAAGAACCCAAAAACCGGGGCCAAGGGAAGCATGAAAAGCTCGATGACGGATGTCATGGAGCCGGGACAGATGGGCGAAGTGAAGTATACCCACGCGCCAGCGGCCGTTAGCGTCATGTAGACAGTAAGGAGCGCCAGTAACCAGTCGCGCCATCCCCGTCCGGCAAGGCCCAAAGTCAACATGGTCTGGGTGGCTCCTGGAATTGCCGATAGGAAGGATGAGTTTCCATCATTGCTATCAAGAACCTCTCCTGTCATGGCCGCGAGAAGCAGACTCCGTGCGTGCGCGGGCTTTTCATGAATCAGAACTAGCTCCGCGCATCCCCATGATTGGTCGCAATCACCTGAGTCAAACACAGCACTGACATAACCACCCCCTTCGATGGAGCCGAATGTGATCGTGCCGAGACCGATAACAGTGCCGTGCCACCTTGCCGCCGCCCTATGCGCCAAGCGCAAGGGCAGATCTACTGTCGCGACCTGCGTGGTTGGCCCAGGCACGCCGAATATTTTCATCCAGAAGCCCAGCCGCAAAGAGCCAACCATGGTTATCGAGAACCATGCGACGCTCCAAACAGTGGACGTTTCCGGCCCCCTTTTTGGATTGCGCGATCAAGTATGCAGACCCCCTTCCGTGATTGTCGGTCGGGTAACCGGAGCGGTTGCAGTCTCCCGAGTGGAGCATGGATCAGCTGAGGGGCCATCGATTCAATGCTTTGGTCCGCTGCTGGCTGTTGGCGGACCGGCAGGACGAAACGGTCATGAACGGCCACTTGAGAGCGCAGGCCTTAGATTTCTCGTAGTCGGCAGCCTTCGAGGAGCAACTCCGTATCCGCGGCGCCGCAAAGCTTGGTGGCCTCACTCATGACGGCTGCCGCCGATGCCGCGACCCCTCTCCGCAGCGCTGTTTCTACGCACTCTTTCCCCGCGATGCTGAGAACGAAAGCAGCCATGAAACTATCCCCTGCCCCTGTCTTGCTTCGCGCGGGCACGGGGGGCGCCTGGCAGAAAAGTTGCTTTGATTTGGAAACCAGCAGGGATCCTTCAGCGTCGAAGCCGATCGCTACAAACTTCGCAGCGCCCCTGGCGACCAAGCCGGTCCCAAAGTCTGCGGCATCTTGGATTTTCGCAAACCGCCCGCCGGCGATTTCTTCAGCCTCTGATCGGTTCAGCCGCAGAAAGAATGGCCGCGCGTCCTCCGCGTCGACCAGGTTCTTCAGGGGTGCGCCCGAGGTGTCCACAAAGAGCCGAACGCCCGCCTCGTTCAGCCGTGCGCACAAGCGAGCCGGAAACGTTTCCGCGATGCCTGGAGCTTGACTGCCGCTCAGCACCACGATCCCTCGGTCCTGTGCGAGACCGACAATCCTATCCATCGCCGCCTTGGCCTCCTCCGGACTGATTTCAGGCCCCGGAAGGATGAAACGAAATTGGTCGGAGATGCTCTCATCGAACACCGCAAGACTGATGCGCGTCATGCCTTTGACCTTCAGCACTTCGGTCTCGATGCCTTCCGCCTCCAAAGCGGAGAGCAGCAAGTCTCCAAAAGGGCCGCCGGCTAGGAGGAACGCCCTGCTGGACCCTTTCAGTTTCTTGATGGCGCGGGACACATTCACGCCGCCCCCGCCCGGATCAAACACTGGGTCGCTGCACCTTAGTTTCGGGCCCGGCGACACCGCTGCCGTCTCAGTGGCAATATCAAGCGCCGGATTCAGTGTGACGGTGAGAATATCGTCCATTGCAGCTTCCAAGTGGCCTCAACTGTAACCCTTCCGCGCGCGCCTGGCTTATGGCGGGAAGCGAACAATCTTGGGCCTTCCTCCCAACGAGCGACACAGCTCGAGATAATCCATCGGCGCATCTGAATGAATCGAGCCTCGTTCGAGACGGGCTCTCTTGAGCGATGATCCCTCTAAGCACCGCTTTGCGATGCTCTTCCGTCCTTTGGTGCGGCGCTCACTTCATAGGCCCAGACAAGGAACGACTTCATTGAGTGTGGGCCAAACGAATTGATCAACGGCACGTCTACCGCATCACGGCCCCGCGCGACCACTATCCGGCCAAGTCGTGGAACGTTGTTTCGTGGATCGAAGGTATACCAGCGTCGACCGAGAAACACCTCTATCCAGGCACTGAAATCCATCGGGTCCTGGATCGGCACTCCAATGTCGCCAAGATATCCATTCACGTATCGCGCGGGAATGTTCATGCAGCGGCAGAATGTAAGTGCCAGATGCGCGAAATCGCGACAAACACCGACCTGTTCCTGATAGGCCTCAAAGGCGGATCGGGTCGCTCTGGCATTCTCATAGCCGAAGGTGATGTGCTGATGAACGAAATCGCAGATGGCTTGGACGCGCGCCCAGCCTGGCGCCGCGCTCCCGAAGAGGTCCCACGCAGCCTGGCTGAGCTTGTCAGTCTCGCAGTAGCGGCTGCCCAGAAGATAGACCAGCACTGAATCGGGCAGTTCCGCCAATGGGACCTCCTCTGCCTCGGGGACAAAGGGATCAAATTGCCCGTCATCGTCAATCACACCGTCCCCCCGCAGCGAGAAATCACCCTCCGGCGCTACGAACCGTCGGCAGGTGTTTCCATAGAGGTCCTTGTAGGTGAGGCTTCTCACATTCGGCTCGGTGACGAATTTCTCAGGCGCGCGTAGATCGCTCAGCCGTTCGTCGTGCACTGAAAGAAGGCACACCATCGGCGTCTCTTGAGCGCAGGAGATGGTGATCTCGTATCCGAAACGAATCTGCATCAAATCTCCAAAGGCCGAGAGATGTCGGGTAAGGCTAGTATCCGTGCTTTTCATGGGGAGAGCAAAACTGTCAGACGTATGGGTCGTTTGATTTCCAGCTCAACCAACTCCATGAAGCCGCATCCATTCTTGTGCTTGATCTACCTCATTGCAGGTTAAGCTGGCTGGCATAGCGTTGCGCTTTCGATGTGGAGAGCAAAAGTGCTAGCGACCGGGCAGATGCATGCCAAACAGGCCCTGACGGCGCGCGGCCTGACCAAGATCTACGAAATGGGCGACGTCAGGGTGGAGGCCTTGCGTGGCGTGGATCTGGCTTTGGCGGAGGGGGAGATGGCGGTCCTGCTCGGCCCTTCGGGCAGCGGAAAGTCCACCTTGCTCAACATCCTGGGTGGCCTCGACCTGCCGAGTTCGGGCTCCCTCGCGTTTCAGGATCACGACCTGACTATGGCCACCGAGGCTGAGTTGACCCGCTACCGCCGCGACCACGTGGGCTTCGTGTTCCAGTTCTACAATCTCATCCCCAGCTTGACGGCGCGGGAGAACGTTGCGCTGGTGACGGAGATCGCAAAGCGCCCGCTTGCCCCGGAAGAAGCGCTTGGGATAGTCGGTCTCGGCCAGCGGCTCGATCACTTTCCAGCTCAGCTTTCCGGCGGCGAACAGCAGCGTGTCGCCATCGCTCGCGCCATCGCCAAGCGGCCCGACCTGCTGCTTTGCGACGAACCGACCGGCGCCTTGGACAGCACCACCGGCATCCTGGTCCTGGAAGCCATCGAGCGGGTGAACAGGGAGTTGGGCACGACCACGGCGCTGATCACCCATAACGCCGTGATAGCCGGGATCGCCGACCGCGTGCTTCTTTTCGCCGATGGCCGCATCGTGGAGGAGCGGCGGAATGAAGCACGTCTCTCGCCGGCGGACCTTTCATGGTGATCAGACTTTCCCCCTTGGACCGCAAGTTGCTGCGCGACCTGGAGCGGCTCTGGGCGCAGGCTCTGGCCATCGCCCTGGTCATCGCTTCGGGCGTCGCCCTTCTGGTCATGGCGCTCACCACCGTCGAGGCGCTGGAAGACACCACCGCTGCTTACTATGAGCGCTACGGCTTCGCCGAGGTCTTCGCTGAAGTGACCCGCGCGCCCGAACGCCTGACAGAGACAGTGGCCCAGCTTGAAGGGGTGAGGACGGTCGAGACGCGGATCAGCCGCTTGGCGACCCTCGACCTGCCGGGGTTCGATGAGCCGGCCACCGCGCGTGTCGTTTCCCTGCCGGAGCGGGGCGAACTCAGGCTCAATCGCTTGGTGCTGCGCGCCGGGCGTTTGCCGGAGGCGGGGCGCGCGCAAGAAGCGATCCTATTGGAGAACTTTGCCCAGGCGCATGGATTGGGACCCGGGGACCACCTCTCGGTAATCCTCAACGGCGTCCGCCGTGATCTCAGGATCGTGGGCCTCGCGCTGGCCCCTGAATTCGTCTATGTCATCGCGCCAGGCGGCCTGATGCCTGACGAAACCCGGTTTGGCGTGGTTTGGATGGGCCGCGAGGCACTGGCCGCGGCCTTCGATATGGAACAGGCCTTCAACGAGATTCACCTGTCGCTGTTGCGCGGCATTGATCCGCAGAGTGTGATAGCGCCGCTCGATGATCTTCTCGCCGAATATGGCGGGGTAGGCGCCTACGGGCGCGAGGATCAACTCTCCAACTGGTTTCTTCAGAACGAGATCGCCCAGCAAAAGAACATGGCGAGCTTGCTGCCCGCTATCTTCCTGGCGGTCTCCGCGTTCCTGACTCAGATGGTCATGAGCCGGATCGTCGCCACAGAGCGGGGCGAGATCGGACTGCTGAAAGCCTTTGGCTACAGCAGCATCGCGGTCGGGTGGCACTACGCGAAGCTGGTTCTGGCCATCGCCCTTCTGGGTGTCGTCATAGGCTTCGTTGCGGGAAGTTGGCTGGGTCATTTCAATACGCGGCTCTATGGAGAATTCTACCGCTTCCCGTTTCTACTCTATAGGCCGGGGGCCGAGAGTTACGCCATCGCCGCCTTGGCGAGCCTCGTCGCCGCCTTGGGAGGCAGCCTTGGGGCCATGCGCAGGGCCGCGGCCTTGCCGCCCGCCGAGGCGATGCGCCCGCCCGCACCGCCGGTGTTCCGTCGCACTCGCTTGTCCGGCACGGCGGCGGCGCTCTTTCTGGACGAACCTTCGCGCATGATCGCGCGGCGGATCATAC from Limibacillus sp. harbors:
- a CDS encoding ABC transporter ATP-binding protein yields the protein MHAKQALTARGLTKIYEMGDVRVEALRGVDLALAEGEMAVLLGPSGSGKSTLLNILGGLDLPSSGSLAFQDHDLTMATEAELTRYRRDHVGFVFQFYNLIPSLTARENVALVTEIAKRPLAPEEALGIVGLGQRLDHFPAQLSGGEQQRVAIARAIAKRPDLLLCDEPTGALDSTTGILVLEAIERVNRELGTTTALITHNAVIAGIADRVLLFADGRIVEERRNEARLSPADLSW
- a CDS encoding 1-phosphofructokinase family hexose kinase, yielding MDDILTVTLNPALDIATETAAVSPGPKLRCSDPVFDPGGGGVNVSRAIKKLKGSSRAFLLAGGPFGDLLLSALEAEGIETEVLKVKGMTRISLAVFDESISDQFRFILPGPEISPEEAKAAMDRIVGLAQDRGIVVLSGSQAPGIAETFPARLCARLNEAGVRLFVDTSGAPLKNLVDAEDARPFFLRLNRSEAEEIAGGRFAKIQDAADFGTGLVARGAAKFVAIGFDAEGSLLVSKSKQLFCQAPPVPARSKTGAGDSFMAAFVLSIAGKECVETALRRGVAASAAAVMSEATKLCGAADTELLLEGCRLREI
- a CDS encoding ABC transporter permease — its product is MVIRLSPLDRKLLRDLERLWAQALAIALVIASGVALLVMALTTVEALEDTTAAYYERYGFAEVFAEVTRAPERLTETVAQLEGVRTVETRISRLATLDLPGFDEPATARVVSLPERGELRLNRLVLRAGRLPEAGRAQEAILLENFAQAHGLGPGDHLSVILNGVRRDLRIVGLALAPEFVYVIAPGGLMPDETRFGVVWMGREALAAAFDMEQAFNEIHLSLLRGIDPQSVIAPLDDLLAEYGGVGAYGREDQLSNWFLQNEIAQQKNMASLLPAIFLAVSAFLTQMVMSRIVATERGEIGLLKAFGYSSIAVGWHYAKLVLAIALLGVVIGFVAGSWLGHFNTRLYGEFYRFPFLLYRPGAESYAIAALASLVAALGGSLGAMRRAAALPPAEAMRPPAPPVFRRTRLSGTAAALFLDEPSRMIARRIIRWPLRALASSFGVALSFAVLFLALQWTDAIDEIIEQTFFNAQHQDATLALVEKRAARSRYDLAALPGVLSVETALSVSGRVSKGPVSRRQAVMGVASDASLSPIHDIKRGAIAPPPDGLLISTTLAGVLDVEPGETVFLEVLEGRRPAAQVTVAGLFDSYIDAPLYMEAGVLSRFLGESPQVNLAQVRIDPANKKQFFQAVKKTPAISAVNFRSANITSFRQTVGETIYIFVSFFTVFACTLAFGVVYNSVRIALSERARELATLRVLGFTRLEIAYVLLGEIGVLTFVALPLGGAIGIALAWYLSRQFATELFRVPLVVEESTLGLAAVIIIATALACALLVRRRLDRLDLIAVLKTRE
- a CDS encoding transglutaminase family protein yields the protein MQIRFGYEITISCAQETPMVCLLSVHDERLSDLRAPEKFVTEPNVRSLTYKDLYGNTCRRFVAPEGDFSLRGDGVIDDDGQFDPFVPEAEEVPLAELPDSVLVYLLGSRYCETDKLSQAAWDLFGSAAPGWARVQAICDFVHQHITFGYENARATRSAFEAYQEQVGVCRDFAHLALTFCRCMNIPARYVNGYLGDIGVPIQDPMDFSAWIEVFLGRRWYTFDPRNNVPRLGRIVVARGRDAVDVPLINSFGPHSMKSFLVWAYEVSAAPKDGRASQSGA